The stretch of DNA CAAGAGCTCACCCCGTGGGGTCAAAATGATCAAAAAATCCCAGAATCCCACTGTGAATgctaattaaaatacattttttcacatctttatttccaCATATCGTACCGAGAAATGCCGGTATTGTACCGATAAGCTCTTAACGATATACATTCCTAATCACGTGATCAGCAATGTGCTGGTAATCCACAAACGGTGTGTTCTTTCAGATCTGGCAGGCGGCTCTCAACACTTTGAGCCCCAAACCCACAGACAACTGCCCTCTGTACCTCAACTATGCGGCGGTGGCTGCGCTTCCTTCTCGGGTCAGCCGGCACAACAGCCCATCTTCTGCCAACTTCATCTCCCGCCTGGTGCGCTCCTGCCTGCCTGGAGGCAACAACCGCTGCATCCTGGTCAGTGCCCGCCCCACTATCTCGCAAATATGACTTGTCCAGTTGAAGGAGCGTGTGTGAAACAACACGACTGACTTTTTCTTGTTTAGATGGTGTGTGAACGCTCAGACGTGTTTGCGTCAGCCTGCGCCATTTCCCGAGCGTTCCCCATCTTCTCTCGTCGTTCCACATCTTCCCGCAAGGCAGAGAAGAAGCACGTTGTCGTGGAGTTTGTGATTGTCGGCCAGGACAGCAACCCTCTAGATGAAGCCGAGCTTGAGGTACCGACTGACCCACGCTGTTCTTTTTACACTGACTGGACTTCCTGGGCCATTCATTTATTTACTGTCAGTAGGTTGCAGTCTGTGGGCACCTCACCATTCAATTAATAAACAATTATTGATGCATgtataatttatatgtatatatatatatatatattagggctgggcgatatggcctttttttaatatctcaatatttttaggccatatcgcaatacacgatatatatctcgatattttgccttagccttgaatgaacacttgatacatataatcacagcagtatgatgattctatgtgtctacattaaaacattcttgttcatactgcattaatatatgctcatttgaaacttccatgcagagagggaaatcacaactaagtcaattgaccaacactgtatttattaaacagttattaagcagtggcacaaacattcatgtaatttccaaaacagaaagtgcaaaattgtcagtaattttaaaacaagctattagtgcacttttgtgcatgatgtcactaagatgacaaattaatacaacattaaattaaagtgcactttttgtacagaacgccactgtaatagtttaaaacaaataaagtgcacttttgtacatgatgtcacacaagatatttcaataactgtcaaataaaaatgagctgcatattaggaaatcaaatagtgtatgtctttcactatgtggtaggttcctgcggacgttatctcttttgttgttgactatttttttcatacggtgttgatctggaaatgtttgcctcggcattttgatggtgtgggcgtgtggcaccgaacagagatgttggcatgcggagtaagcactctacattctctagcaggtgacttttcaaatgatgctacatattagcagtaatgctactttttgtagcaatgctttttccccacacttgacaagtctgttcgacatattcccacttgaagccaaaccaccgccagacgatggacctcctgctgtttttcttgggaattaattcttccttcatttgttaccagatttgcaccttctttctctcgtattaccactcgcaccacagctaactttaaccatgctgctacctctctgctgcgcgaAGGCGTATACGTatttgacgtatgacgtgacagtatgtgacgtacgtatgtaagaaggtgcgctcgctgtctgtgagaaggacagacaagaaagagtgggaagagcctgtagtgtaatgtccgcagctaaaagcaactgcgtgagaacgtatactcgaatatcacgatatagtaattttctatatcgcacagagacaaacccgcgatatatcgcgtatatcgatatatcgcccagccctaatacatatatatatagagagagagagatgcagTTTTGCATTTCTTTGTTTCACCAaatctacaaaaccagtgaagttggcacattgtgtaaatggtagataaaaacagaatacaatgaattgcaaattattttcaacttatattctattgaatagactgcaaaaacaagatacttaacgttcaaactggtaaactttgttattttttgtaaatattaactcctttggaatttgatgcctgcaacatgtttcaaaaaagctggcaccagtggcaagaaagactgataaagttgaggaatgctcatcaaacacttatttggaacatcccacaggtgaacaggctaattgggaacaggtgggtgccatgattgggtataagagcagcttccatgaaatgctccgtcattcaccaacaaggatggggtgagggtcaccactttgtcaacaaatgcgtgagcaaattgtccaacagtttaagaacaacatttctcaaccagctattgcaaggaatttagggatttcaccatctacggtcagagaatctggagaaatccctgcacgtaagcggcaaggccgaaacccacattgaatgcccgtaaccttcgatccctcaggcggtactgcatcaaaaagtgacttcggtgtgtaaaggatatcaccacatgggctcaggaacacttcagaaaaccactgtcagtaactacagtgtgttgctacatctgtaactgcaagttaaaactctactatgcaaagccatttatcaacaacacccagaaacacttcgcttgacccaagctcatctaagatgaactgatgcaaagtggaaaagtgttctgtggtctgacgagtccacattttaaattgttttttgaaactgtggaccaaagaggaaaagaaccatatgGACTGTTATAGGcttaaagttcaaaagccagcatctgtgatggtatgggtgtgtattagtacccaagacatgggtaacttccacatctgtgaagacaccattaattctgaaaggtacatacaggttttgaaacgacatatgttgccatccaagcaatgttatcacggacgcccctgcttatttcagcaagacaatgccaagccacatgttacaacagcgtggcttcatagtaaaagagtgcgggtactagactggcctgcctgtagtccagacctgtctcccattgaaaatgtgtggcgcaatatgaagcctaaaataccacaacggagacccccggactgttgaacaacttaagctgtacatcaagcaagaatgggaaataattccacctgaaaagcttcagaaatgtgtctcctcagttcccaaatgtttactgagttttgttaaaagggaaggccatgtaacacagtggtaaaaatgctgccattaaattctaagttaatgattatttgcaaaaaataacagtttagcagttcaaacattaaaggcctactgaaatgaattttttttatttaaacggggatagcagatctattctatgtgtcatacttgatcatttcgcgatattgccatatttttgctgaaaggatttagtatagaacaacgacgataaagattgcaacttttggtatctgataaaaaaaaggcttgcccctaccggaagtagcgtgacgtagtcagttgaacatatacgcaaagttccctattgtttacaatgatggccgcatgaagtgagagagattcggaccgagaaagcgacaatttccccattaatttgagcgaggatgaaagatttgtggatgagtaaagtgcaagtgaaggactagtggggagttgaagctattcagatagggaagatgctgtgagagccgggggtgacctgatattcagctgggaatgactacaacagtaaataaacacaagacatatatatactctattagccacaacacaaccaggcttatatttaatatgccacaaattaatcctgcataaaaacacctgcgtgtttgttatgctagctcctagctcctctgctagctcctagctccatagaacacgccaatacaatacaaacacctgatcaacacacacaatcactcagcccaaaagaccgtttacctaacccaaggttcataaagcttatatatttttaaaaagttacgtacgtgacgcgcacatacggtcaagttatcgaatgtttagcagccaaggctgcatactcacggtacctgatattcagctgggaatgactacaacagtaaataaacacaagacatatatgtactctattagccacaacacaaccaggcttatatttaatatgccacaaattaatcctgcataataacacctgcgtgtttgttatgctagctcctagctcatctgctagctcctagctccatagaacacgccaatacaattcaaacacatgatcaacacacacaatcactcagcccaaaagaccgttcacctaacccaaggttcataaagcttatatattttaaaaaagttacgtacatacgcaaaaaaaagccaaagctgcatactcacagtagcacgtctgcgtctttgtcatccaaatcaaagtaatcctggtaagagtctgtgttgtcccagttccctacaggcgtctgtgtatccaaatcaaaagtcctcctggttagagtctctgttatccgagttcttccatcttgactgcatctttcgggaatgtaaacaaagaagcgccggctgtgtactgttgtggctgactacgttcgaaaaatacgtccatttcgcaccgacaactttcttctttgcttgcttggcttccttctccataatgcaatgaacatgattgaaacagattcacgaacacagatgtccagaatactgtggaattatgaaatgaaaacagagctttttcatatcggcttcaatgtggaaggcatacccgtgttcgccgggctacgtcacacgcatacgtcatcctcagaggcgtttcgaaccggaagtttagcggcaaatttaaaatgtcactttataagttaacccggccgtattggcatgtgttataatgttaagatttcatcattgatatataaactatcagactgcgtggtcggtagtagtgggtttcagtaggcctttaagtcttatgtctttgcagtctattaaattgaatataagttgaaaaggatttgcaaatcattgtattctgtttttatttaccatttacacaacgtgccaacttcactgcttttgggttttgtaaatttatgacttgcaacttttaaaagcaGTGCATTTGTCAGAAGAAATTCCCAACTATTTATCAACACTGCCCTAAAATGAAGGAGCTGGTGGGATCTCtcagtgaggtggctcgctgcagtcagccaagttTTAGAACTGTCAGcattagagctgggcgatatatggaatatactcgatatatcgcgggtttgaaaaggactatatcgtgatagtcgagtatatgttctcacacagttgcttttagctgcgggcattacactacaggcgtttctcactctttcttgcctctccttctcacagagacataaaacaagcgcaccttcttacatacgtcacatactgtcgcacgtgcaacgtcacacgctctcgccgagcagagaggtagcggcacgggtaaagttagctgtgatgctagcggtgtgAGTGGTAAAACGAGAGAAAGAAagatgcaaatctggtaacaaatggagtacgaataattaattcccaggaAAAAcaacacggggtccatcgtctggcggtggtttggcttcaagcgggaagatgttgaacagacaaccgtaatatgtcaagtatgctgcaaaagcgttgctacaaaaagtagcaatactgctaatttgtagcatcatttgaaaagtcacccgctagagaatgaagagtgcttgaaactctgcatgtcaacatctccgttcggtgccacacccacaaaatgctgaagcaaccatttccagatcaacaccgtatgaaaaagatagtcaacaacagaaggagataacgtccgcagtaacctaccacatagcgaaggacatacactatttgatttcatattatgcagctcatttttatttgacagttattgaaatatcttgtgtgacatcatgcacaaaagtgcactttatgtgttttaaactattgtagtggtgttctgtacaaaaagtgcactttaatttagtgttgttttgatatgtcatcttagtgacatcatgcacaaaagtgcactaatagcttgttttaaaatgtctctgacaatcttgcactttctgttttggaaatgacatgaatgtttgtgccactgcttaataactgtttaataaatacagttttgctaaattgacttagttgtgatttacctctctgcatgaaagtttaaaatgagcatatattaatgcagtatgaacaagaatgttttaatgtagacacatagaatcatcatactgctgtgattatatgcatcaagtgttcattcaaggctaaggcaaaatatcgagatatatatcgtgtatcgtgacatggcctaaaaatattgagatactaataaaaggccatattgcccagccctagtctgctttatttattttaaatacattgaTTATTGACGTCTACGAATCAGGTTTACAGTCGTCCATGTCTGAATCTAAAAATCCCCCACCTCTAGTCAGTACCAAGCATCTATTGAGGATAAAGTCAATCTTTTCCATATACCGTCCCAgccctagtaataataataataatagattagatttatatagcgcttttcgagacactcaaagcgcttcacagagaagtgagaagccatcattcattcacacctggtggtggtaagctacttttgtagccacagctgccctggggtagactgacagaagcgtacggcccctccgaccaccacctatcattcatcattcattcaccagtgtgagcggcactgggggcaagggtgaagtgtcctgcccaaggacacaacgacagcagACTTCGATGGTAAGAGactgggagcgaacctgcaaccctcaggtttctggcacggctgttctacccactatgccatgccgcccctaGTACGGATATTTAGTAGCATTAGTACATAgagattagatcaatatttacatttttgtcattttgagggcaaaacccaaatgatttatTGGTAGCAATATTAGTCTTTGCTTGTATTTAGTTGGTGTGCGTTAGCCATTGTGTTGTACGTAGCTTTCATTAGCACAAATACATCATTGATATGAACCAGGACAGGGAGTGAATCTATTCCTGTCTTCAGTGTCTCTCCAACGCTGCAGACGGAGTGCGACTGGCCGCTCGTATCGTAGACACGCCGTGTAACGAGATGAACACGGACCACTTCCTAAATGTGAGCGTTTGACAATAAATCCGCACAATGATGTCTGTGTTGCCGTGTATGACAACAATGGACTCTCCACTTGTGTTTCAGGAAATCAAAGCAGTGGGAAGTCAACTCGGAATACCACCCGTCATCATTCAGGGAGAGGAACTGAAAGAAAAAGGCTTTGGAGGTACAATGCATCCGGAAATTAttcaaaaatggcataaattcatttttgtactcaaaattctacacacaataccccataatgacaggaCAACCGTCTCTGCAGCAtttcaccaatcaggcctgtatggtagagcgaccagacggaagccatttcttagtcaaacatttgcacctgaaagactctcagaccacgagAAACTAaaatctctggtctgatgagacaaagattgaagtctttggcgtgaatgtttGGaggaaccaggcaccgctcatcacctggccaataccatccctacagtgaagcatggtggtggcagcatcatgctgtgggggtgcttttcagcggcaggaactgggagactagtcaggatagagggaaagatgaatgcagcaatgtacaaagaCATCCTAAATGAAaagcaacgcttcccatccaacctaatggagctggagaggtgctgcaaaaaggaatggttgaaagtgcccaaagataggtgtgccaagtttgtggcatcgtattcaaaaagacttgaggctggaattgctgccaaaggtgcatcaactaagtagtGAACAAAGGCTTTGAATACTTATGTACGTGTGATTgtttaccataccaactttatttataaagccccttaaaaacaaccacagttgaaaaacaaagggctctaCACCACAAACAAGTGAACACACAAAAAGCTGAAAAATACAgccaaaggacagactaaaatataGTACTTTTATAATACTTATAAAGTATAGTATGTTATAGTAATATTATAATACtaatataatattaattttaatgaatgtgtaaaaatgtttttaaaaacactttcACATTGTTAGTTTGGGGTATTCTGTGTATAATTTTGAGGGCGTGGGGGCATGTGAGTAACACAGCTTAGCAGAAAGGATCACTGGTTATTACTACTAACCTACTCTACttatcagttttttttaaatattaaatactggtatcatgtgTATATGTTGCATATGCTGATGTATTTCTGTTgtagttgttatatatatatatatatatatatatatatatatatatatatatcggtcgATCCCTATTGCACAGGCTGTTTAGCGCCTGGTATTTGGATCttcgtagatcaggccctaagtgtaatatttgtgtatgtgcAATTTAGGTATTTACGGGGTTGGCAAGGCGGCTGAGCATCCTCCTGCATTAGCCATCTTGAGCCACACACCAGAGGGCGCCACCCAAACCATCGCATGGGTGGGCAAAGGTATTGTGTACGACACTGGaggactcagcatcaagggaaAGGTGGGTTTCTTCTCCTGGCACACACCTAGAAGCACAAATGTGTTCTCATCCAGCCATCGTTTCTGCTCCAGACCACAATGCCAGGCATGAAGAGGGACTGCGGCGGGGCGGCCGCCATCTTGGGAGCCTTTCAAGCCACCGTCAAACAGGTGAGCTCCTGGCGCCAAGCGAGTGTTTGGAGGTGAACCCTTGCTCTCCCGCCTCAGGGCTTCAAGGACAACCTGCACGCCGTCTTCTGCCTGGCAGAGAACGCAGTGGGACCTGCGGCCACACGGCCCGATGACATCCACACACTCTACTCTGGAAAGTGAGTCACtactccagtgtttttcaaccactgtgccgcagcacactagtgtgccatgggagattatctagtttcacctatttgggcgaaatatattttttgcaaaccagtaattatagtctgcaaattatgtgttgttattgAGTGCTTTGTGCTGTCAGAGCTCGGCAGAATAACCGTGTAATACccatccatatcagtaggtggctaattgctttgtaaatgacGGGAACAGCAGGAGGCAACGTGCAGGTCAaaaagtatctaatgcttaaaccaaaaataaacaaaaggtgagtgcccctaagaaaaagctttgaagcttagggaaggctatgcgaaacaaaactaaaactgaactggctacaaagtaaacaaaaacagaatgctggacgacagcaaagacttactgtggagcaaagacagcgtccacaatgtacatccgaacatgacatgacaatcaacaatgtccccacaaagaaggataaaaacaactgaaatattcttgattgctcaaacaaagtagatgcgggaaatatcgctcaaaggaagacatgaaactgctacaggaaaataccaaaaaaagagagaaaaagccaccaaattagaaatggtcacagctgatgaggtgtttaaaaaattgagcgcgctccaccctaacaaggccaccggccttgataatattccctccagattcctcagggactctgcctccatcattgccccgatcatcacgcacataataaacctatcaattacacaaggccaagtaccaaaagattttaagatagcaagagtaactcccctctttaaaaaaggaagcaaattggaacctggcaactaccgacctgtttctattctcagttccatttcgaaagtaatggagaaaatagtttatgaacaggtcgatagttaccttgccactaataaactcatgtacaaattccaatccggcttcagaactaacccctccactgacacatgccttctctatctgaccgaccacatcaaacatgaggtggacgcgggcaaatactgcggcatggtcatgctggaccttcagaaggcctttgacaccgttaaccacgtcatactgttggataagctcagagcaatcggatttaacaaaacctcatggagctggatgcaatcttacatggaggggagggagcaggtggtagaggtaaacggcaccgtgtcccccccccctctctgtgagctgtggagtcccccaaggcagtatattgggacctttactgttcctaatatacataaacgacatgtcatcggcatgcgactgtgaattgtttttgtttgcggatgactctgccctgctggtatccggcaaggacaagtcacaggtggagaaaatcctcagtgctgagctgtgtagaacttgcacctggctcgctgacaacaagctatccatacacttgggtaaaacagaatccatcctgtttgggtcccacatcaaccttaagaaagtcaatgacttcaccataaaagtaggtgacattgttatcaccaggaaagatgaggtcacctacctaggttccattctagaggctaacctttcctgtgataaaatggcaacccaggtaatcaaaaaggttaaccaacgaatgagatttctctacagaatttcctctctggtcaacaaaagcaccttgaggattctggcgggaactctcgttcaaccctttttcgattacgcgtgcacctcctggtaccccagcacctccaaaaccctcaaatctaaactccaaacatctcagaacaagctagtcaggttacttctagacctccaccccagatcccacctcactcctacccacttctctaaagtgggctggctcaaggtggaggacagagttaaacaacttgcactgagcctagtc from Entelurus aequoreus isolate RoL-2023_Sb linkage group LG01, RoL_Eaeq_v1.1, whole genome shotgun sequence encodes:
- the LOC133634201 gene encoding probable aminopeptidase NPEPL1, translated to MANVVLEYKASAGDSDPQTRPILIVGQHSNLQQVDWGQVKGKLKPVVSKEIWQAALNTLSPKPTDNCPLYLNYAAVAALPSRVSRHNSPSSANFISRLVRSCLPGGNNRCILMVCERSDVFASACAISRAFPIFSRRSTSSRKAEKKHVVVEFVIVGQDSNPLDEAELECLSNAADGVRLAARIVDTPCNEMNTDHFLNEIKAVGSQLGIPPVIIQGEELKEKGFGGIYGVGKAAEHPPALAILSHTPEGATQTIAWVGKGIVYDTGGLSIKGKTTMPGMKRDCGGAAAILGAFQATVKQGFKDNLHAVFCLAENAVGPAATRPDDIHTLYSGKTVEINNTDAEGRLVLADGVVYASKDLSADIIVDMATLTGAQGISTGKHHAAVMTNSEPWEMACVRAGRSSGDLAHPLVYCPELHFSEFASAIADMKNSVADRENAQSSCAGLFIVSHLGFDWPGVWVHVDIASPVHVGERATGFGVALLLALFGQASDDSMLNGVSPLGAASGASEEQMERDCKRRRLV